In Vibrio sp. 10N, the following proteins share a genomic window:
- the rng gene encoding ribonuclease G has product MSAELLINVTPSETRVAMIEGGILQEVHIEREAKRGIVGNIYKGKVSRVLPGMQAAFVDIGLEKAAFLHASDIVPHTECVAENEKKQFQVRDISELVRQGQDIVVQVVKDPLGTKGARLTTDITLPSRYLVFMPGASHVGVSQRIESEDERLRLKQVVADYCDENGGFIIRTAAEGANEKELAQDAAFLKRLWTKINERRTKYKTRSTLYGELGLAHRILRDFVGTEITRIQVDSRLVFESLKEFTSEFVPELESLLELYEGDKPIFDMYDTENEIQRSLERKVDLKSGGYLIIDQTEAMTTVDINTGAFVGRRNLEETIFNTNIEATQAIARQLRLRNLGGIIIIDFIDMGLDEHRQRVLVSLDAALSKDRVKTNINGFTQLGLVEMTRKRTRESIEHVLCSGCPTCEGRGSVKTVETVCYEILREITRVNRAYDADKFVVYAAPAVAEALEGDESHALAELEVFIGKQVRIQAEPLYIQEQFDVVMM; this is encoded by the coding sequence ATGAGTGCAGAGCTGTTAATAAACGTAACTCCAAGTGAAACAAGAGTTGCAATGATTGAAGGTGGAATTCTACAAGAAGTCCACATTGAGCGCGAAGCCAAGCGCGGCATCGTTGGTAATATCTACAAGGGCAAAGTGAGTCGTGTGCTTCCGGGGATGCAGGCGGCTTTTGTGGATATTGGTCTGGAAAAGGCTGCGTTTCTTCACGCTTCCGATATTGTCCCTCATACCGAATGTGTTGCTGAGAACGAAAAAAAGCAGTTTCAGGTTCGCGATATTTCTGAATTGGTACGTCAAGGCCAAGACATTGTTGTGCAAGTGGTTAAAGACCCGCTCGGCACTAAAGGCGCACGCCTGACGACCGATATTACCCTTCCCTCACGTTATCTTGTATTCATGCCTGGTGCGAGCCATGTGGGCGTTTCACAGCGTATTGAAAGTGAAGATGAGCGTTTGCGTCTAAAGCAGGTGGTGGCCGATTACTGCGATGAAAACGGTGGCTTTATTATCCGTACTGCTGCTGAAGGAGCGAATGAGAAAGAGCTGGCGCAGGATGCTGCTTTTCTAAAGCGTTTGTGGACAAAAATCAATGAACGCCGCACTAAGTACAAGACTCGTTCGACATTGTATGGCGAGCTCGGTCTGGCTCATCGTATCTTACGCGACTTCGTTGGTACGGAGATCACGCGCATTCAGGTTGACTCTCGTTTAGTGTTCGAAAGTTTAAAAGAGTTCACCAGCGAATTTGTTCCTGAGCTAGAGTCTCTTCTAGAACTCTATGAAGGCGATAAGCCGATTTTTGATATGTATGACACCGAGAACGAAATCCAACGTTCGCTAGAGCGTAAAGTCGATCTCAAGTCGGGTGGTTATCTGATTATTGACCAAACCGAAGCCATGACTACGGTAGATATTAACACCGGCGCCTTTGTTGGTCGTCGTAACCTTGAAGAGACCATCTTCAATACCAATATCGAAGCGACTCAGGCCATTGCTCGTCAGCTCAGACTGCGTAATTTGGGCGGTATCATCATTATCGACTTCATTGATATGGGGCTCGATGAGCATCGCCAGCGCGTATTAGTTTCGCTGGATGCGGCGCTGTCGAAAGACCGAGTAAAAACCAATATCAATGGCTTTACCCAGCTTGGCTTGGTTGAGATGACGCGTAAACGTACTCGTGAAAGTATTGAACATGTTCTGTGTAGCGGTTGTCCAACTTGTGAAGGCCGAGGTTCGGTGAAAACGGTGGAAACCGTCTGCTACGAGATTCTACGTGAAATCACTCGAGTGAACCGAGCTTACGATGCTGACAAGTTTGTGGTTTATGCAGCCCCTGCAGTGGCCGAAGCGCTAGAGGGTGATGAGTCCCATGCACTTGCTGAGCTTGAAGTGTTTATTGGCAAACAAGTGCGTATCCAAGCTGAGCCGCTGTATATCCAAGAACAATTTGATGTTGTTATGATGTGA
- a CDS encoding Maf family protein — protein sequence MSDNQGSSRVVLASTSPRRRELLTQLGYDFSIVSPDIEEQQQDNEAPEEYVARLSLEKAQAGLALSHQDSVVVGSDTVVVLDGQVLEKPHDFDHANRMLSSMSGQKHQVLTAVSVVSKLKQASVVVTTDVWFKTLSKQEIERYWQSGEPKDKAGSYGIQGLGGRFVTRIEGSYYAVVGLPLYETDQLLQEFINN from the coding sequence ATGTCAGATAATCAAGGGTCTTCACGGGTCGTACTGGCCTCTACCTCGCCACGCCGCCGCGAATTATTGACCCAATTGGGCTACGATTTTTCTATCGTTAGCCCTGATATTGAAGAGCAGCAACAAGACAATGAAGCGCCGGAAGAGTACGTGGCGCGCTTGTCGTTAGAAAAAGCGCAAGCTGGCCTTGCGCTGAGTCATCAAGACAGTGTCGTGGTAGGCTCGGACACTGTGGTCGTGCTCGATGGTCAAGTGCTGGAAAAGCCGCACGATTTTGACCATGCCAATCGCATGCTGAGCAGCATGTCAGGGCAAAAACACCAAGTGCTGACGGCGGTCAGCGTGGTAAGCAAATTAAAGCAAGCATCGGTGGTGGTAACCACGGATGTGTGGTTCAAAACGCTCAGTAAACAAGAAATAGAACGATATTGGCAGAGCGGTGAACCGAAAGATAAAGCTGGCAGTTATGGTATCCAAGGATTAGGTGGGCGTTTTGTCACTCGCATCGAGGGCAGTTATTACGCCGTAGTGGGACTGCCGCTGTATGAAACTGACCAGCTCTTGCAAGAATTTATAAATAATTAA
- the mreD gene encoding rod shape-determining protein MreD produces the protein MANSSFRSHMVIGTSLLVALVLQTIPWPGVLDFIRPSWLFLVLGYWVLALPHRVNVGTALFVGLVWDLLVGSTLGIRGMMMSIVVYVIALNFLVLRNMALWQQATIMALLSMVLEVCIFFGEYLIQDVTFNPMSLWSGLINCILWPWMFLLLRRVRRHWHVR, from the coding sequence ATGGCTAACAGCTCTTTTCGCAGTCATATGGTGATTGGCACCTCGTTGCTGGTGGCGTTGGTACTGCAAACCATTCCTTGGCCGGGGGTTCTGGATTTTATCCGTCCGTCATGGCTTTTCTTAGTGCTTGGGTACTGGGTATTAGCATTACCACACCGCGTGAATGTTGGTACGGCTTTGTTTGTCGGTTTGGTGTGGGATCTGCTTGTCGGTTCGACGCTAGGTATTCGTGGCATGATGATGTCGATTGTCGTCTACGTTATCGCTCTTAACTTTTTGGTGCTGAGAAACATGGCACTGTGGCAACAAGCGACTATTATGGCGCTGCTCTCAATGGTGCTCGAAGTGTGCATCTTTTTCGGTGAGTATTTGATCCAGGACGTGACTTTTAATCCAATGTCGCTGTGGAGTGGTTTGATTAACTGTATACTCTGGCCATGGATGTTTTTACTGCTTCGTCGAGTAAGAAGGCATTGGCATGTCAGATAA
- the mreC gene encoding rod shape-determining protein MreC, whose translation MKPIFGRGPSLQLRLFLAVTLSAGLMLADSRLDTFSNFRYLLNSAVAPIQYAANLPRSMFDGVYERLNTRQGLAEQNINLKREVLRLKSDLILLDQYREENQRFRELLGSSFVRDEKKVVTEVMAVDTSPYRHQVVIDKGRIDGVYEGQPVINENGIVGQVTFVGAHNSRIMLLTDANSAIPVQVIRNDIRVIGSGNGSIDEIQLEHIPTSTDIQPDDLLVTSGLGGIYPEGYPVAHVKSVQRDNRREFANIIAEPVVDFDRLRYLLLIWPNNDRQQQEVEDILNAE comes from the coding sequence ATGAAACCAATATTTGGTCGGGGTCCGTCCTTACAACTTCGGTTATTTCTTGCTGTAACTCTATCAGCCGGCTTAATGCTGGCTGATAGTCGTTTAGACACATTCTCCAATTTCCGCTATTTGCTGAACAGTGCCGTCGCGCCTATTCAATATGCCGCTAATTTACCGCGCAGCATGTTTGATGGGGTGTATGAGCGTCTTAATACCCGTCAAGGTTTGGCGGAGCAAAATATCAATCTCAAACGTGAAGTGTTGCGCCTGAAAAGCGACCTTATCTTGCTCGATCAATATCGTGAAGAGAACCAGCGTTTTCGTGAGCTACTTGGCTCATCTTTTGTCAGAGATGAGAAAAAAGTCGTCACGGAAGTGATGGCTGTGGATACGTCGCCATATCGTCACCAAGTGGTGATCGATAAAGGTCGTATTGATGGTGTTTACGAAGGCCAGCCAGTGATCAACGAAAATGGCATTGTCGGTCAGGTTACGTTTGTTGGCGCGCACAATAGCCGTATTATGTTGCTAACTGATGCCAACAGCGCGATCCCAGTACAGGTGATCCGTAATGATATCCGTGTTATTGGCTCGGGTAATGGCTCCATCGATGAGATCCAACTGGAGCATATTCCAACCAGCACCGACATTCAGCCTGACGATCTTCTCGTGACCTCTGGTCTGGGCGGTATTTATCCGGAAGGTTATCCAGTGGCGCACGTGAAGTCGGTGCAACGTGACAATCGTCGTGAGTTTGCCAACATCATTGCTGAGCCTGTGGTCGATTTTGATCGCTTACGTTACTTGCTTTTGATCTGGCCAAACAATGACAGACAGCAGCAGGAAGTAGAAGACATTCTCAATGCAGAATAA
- a CDS encoding rod shape-determining protein, which translates to MFKKLRGMFSNDLSIDLGTANTLIYVKGQGIVLDEPSVVAIRQDRAGSAKSVAAVGHAAKQMLGRTPGNISAIRPMKDGVIADFYVTEKMLQHFIKQVHDNSVLKPSPRVLVCVPCGSTQVERRAIRESALGAGAREVYLIDEPMAAAIGAGLRVSEPTGSMVVDIGGGTTEVAVISLNGVVYSSSVRIGGDRFDEAIINYVRRNYGSLIGEATAEKIKHEIGSAYPGDTVEEIEVRGRNLAEGVPRSFSLNSNEILEALQEPLTGIVSAVMVALEQCPPELASDISENGMVLTGGGALLRDLDRLLTEETGIPVVIAEDPLTCVARGGGKALEMIDMHGGDLFTEE; encoded by the coding sequence ATGTTTAAAAAACTGCGTGGCATGTTTTCTAACGACCTATCGATTGATTTAGGTACTGCCAACACACTGATTTATGTAAAAGGACAGGGTATCGTCCTAGACGAGCCTTCTGTTGTAGCTATCCGCCAAGACCGTGCGGGTTCTGCCAAAAGCGTTGCGGCCGTCGGTCATGCAGCGAAACAGATGCTAGGTCGTACACCTGGTAACATTTCTGCCATTCGTCCAATGAAAGACGGCGTGATTGCTGATTTCTACGTGACTGAGAAAATGCTTCAGCACTTCATTAAGCAAGTTCACGACAACAGCGTATTGAAGCCAAGCCCGCGCGTACTCGTGTGTGTGCCTTGTGGTTCTACCCAAGTTGAGCGTCGTGCCATTCGTGAGTCTGCGCTGGGCGCGGGTGCTCGTGAAGTCTACCTAATTGATGAGCCGATGGCGGCAGCCATTGGTGCTGGCCTACGCGTGTCAGAACCAACTGGTTCTATGGTGGTTGATATCGGCGGCGGTACCACAGAAGTAGCGGTGATTTCACTAAACGGTGTGGTTTACTCATCGTCAGTCCGTATTGGTGGTGACCGTTTTGATGAAGCGATCATCAACTACGTACGTCGTAACTACGGCAGCTTGATCGGTGAAGCAACGGCTGAGAAGATCAAACACGAAATCGGTTCTGCGTACCCTGGTGACACGGTTGAAGAGATCGAAGTTCGCGGTCGTAACCTTGCTGAAGGTGTGCCACGTAGCTTTAGCCTAAACTCAAACGAGATCCTAGAAGCGCTTCAAGAGCCGCTAACGGGTATCGTATCGGCAGTAATGGTTGCGCTAGAGCAGTGTCCGCCAGAGCTTGCATCTGACATTTCAGAAAACGGCATGGTACTGACGGGTGGTGGTGCACTACTTCGCGACCTAGACCGTCTACTTACTGAAGAAACAGGCATTCCTGTTGTTATCGCTGAAGATCCACTGACGTGTGTGGCTCGTGGTGGCGGTAAAGCGCTTGAGATGATCGACATGCACGGTGGCGATCTATTTACTGAAGAATAA
- a CDS encoding metallophosphoesterase produces MTRTRFTLLALSSALSTLLLSGCNDDTSVSLGDPIPVAPTKSHGPACDTGADTQTIRFIHVADLHGHFGYREQFYSKIKQAHVDALAEEPYTLFTNGGDDYEKGTVAEQLSEGYATLEATQALEFDYRVIGNHDFAWGPEQLLEYAKDDVSTVLASNTEYYGNDPAGFAGVDFAIAEVGCVKVGVFGMTSGPWNELDEEIKPQVDFIDDFRMRWDWNERAREIIAAYGEQVDYMVMLSHLGHGTDVALATFVDGIDLVLGGHTHDSPKTTRVNGTTVLLPDFNAKGYTDVTVTFDLATKTAITPETIAELDITESLPIDETTKRRIDGIMGTYAPDANTEIAVSLKQPSRDDILDILHDSLTDFTAPKSGTNYQIDASFLNRGEIEDSEIWAPGSLTQEDFHHAYPIERQPANTPGFSSLYQVSVSGEALSAMLSYESGLDYHGPALGDIDSTKTYQIGLFKSAAWNPELFFNGSYYLKEDAEFVGEAWEIFDAYARKRTANCQYIDDNELLFSCDENAPNTASIWSFDDANDIFAPEQNIASQLTLTNSQGEPQSCGSELLRCGTTESLAVPALPDGSTASVIELGTLHALNSGSFKLSTDLAANGDFANLNRLSNYTIVFDALWPELEDSSRKYRAILDAEPSSNEPDIFLSPDSEIGLAPNYAGSIAANTWYRIAMVFYASEEGDVVYKLYVDGEHIETMRYAGLGERWAMQREGMALFTDTAVNSSESDSVYLNALMFASRSLTDTDIAKLGGAQQTLNYLPSVRVLNQAVERAYQNAPVDWANKWVKQRAKFFKQRPQ; encoded by the coding sequence ATGACACGAACTCGCTTTACATTACTCGCATTAAGTAGCGCCCTATCCACGCTACTGCTCTCTGGCTGTAACGACGACACCAGCGTCTCGCTTGGCGACCCTATTCCAGTCGCACCGACTAAGTCTCATGGGCCAGCCTGTGACACCGGTGCCGACACGCAGACCATTCGCTTTATCCATGTTGCTGACCTACACGGCCACTTCGGTTATCGCGAGCAGTTCTATAGCAAAATCAAACAAGCTCATGTCGACGCGCTTGCCGAAGAGCCCTACACCCTGTTTACCAACGGCGGTGATGACTATGAAAAAGGGACGGTTGCCGAGCAGCTATCAGAAGGCTATGCCACGCTAGAGGCCACGCAAGCGTTGGAATTTGATTATCGCGTGATTGGTAACCACGACTTTGCCTGGGGGCCTGAGCAGTTACTCGAGTACGCCAAAGATGATGTATCAACAGTACTTGCCTCCAACACCGAATACTATGGCAATGACCCTGCCGGATTTGCGGGCGTCGACTTTGCGATTGCCGAAGTGGGCTGCGTTAAGGTAGGTGTATTTGGCATGACCTCAGGCCCTTGGAATGAGCTAGATGAAGAGATTAAGCCTCAGGTAGACTTCATTGATGATTTCAGAATGCGTTGGGACTGGAACGAGCGCGCTCGCGAGATCATCGCCGCCTATGGCGAACAAGTGGACTATATGGTGATGCTCAGCCACCTTGGCCACGGCACCGATGTCGCATTGGCAACCTTTGTTGACGGCATCGATCTTGTGCTCGGCGGACACACTCATGACTCACCAAAGACCACCAGAGTAAACGGCACAACAGTACTACTGCCTGACTTTAATGCTAAAGGTTACACCGACGTCACCGTAACGTTTGACCTCGCCACCAAAACGGCAATAACGCCCGAAACTATTGCCGAACTCGATATTACCGAATCGTTACCCATTGACGAGACAACCAAACGTCGTATTGATGGCATCATGGGCACCTACGCTCCCGATGCGAACACCGAAATAGCGGTATCGCTCAAACAGCCAAGCCGTGATGATATTTTGGATATTCTACACGACAGCTTGACCGACTTTACTGCCCCCAAGTCAGGGACCAATTATCAGATAGATGCCAGCTTCCTCAATCGCGGTGAAATTGAAGATAGCGAGATCTGGGCACCAGGTTCATTGACCCAAGAAGACTTTCATCACGCCTACCCGATTGAGCGCCAGCCTGCGAATACGCCGGGTTTCTCATCGCTGTATCAAGTGAGTGTATCAGGCGAAGCGCTTAGCGCCATGCTGAGCTATGAAAGTGGTCTTGATTACCATGGTCCAGCGCTAGGCGATATCGATTCAACCAAGACCTATCAAATAGGCCTCTTTAAATCAGCCGCTTGGAATCCTGAGCTGTTCTTTAACGGCAGTTACTACCTTAAAGAAGATGCCGAGTTCGTTGGTGAAGCGTGGGAGATCTTTGATGCCTATGCCCGCAAGCGTACGGCCAACTGTCAGTATATTGATGACAATGAGCTGCTATTCAGCTGTGACGAAAACGCCCCCAATACCGCCTCTATCTGGAGTTTCGACGATGCCAACGATATCTTTGCTCCAGAGCAAAATATCGCCTCTCAGCTGACGCTAACCAATTCACAAGGCGAGCCTCAATCTTGCGGTAGCGAGCTGCTTCGTTGTGGCACCACAGAATCACTTGCAGTGCCAGCGCTCCCCGATGGCAGCACAGCTTCCGTCATTGAACTTGGTACATTACATGCTCTAAACAGTGGTAGCTTTAAGCTATCTACCGATCTGGCAGCCAATGGTGACTTTGCCAACCTAAACCGCCTATCAAATTACACTATCGTATTTGATGCCCTGTGGCCTGAGTTAGAGGATAGCAGTCGCAAATATCGTGCAATACTTGATGCTGAGCCTAGTAGCAATGAGCCTGACATCTTCTTGTCACCAGATAGTGAGATCGGTTTAGCACCAAACTATGCCGGCAGTATTGCCGCCAATACTTGGTACCGTATTGCGATGGTGTTTTATGCCTCAGAGGAAGGCGATGTGGTCTATAAACTGTATGTCGATGGCGAGCACATTGAGACCATGCGCTACGCTGGACTGGGAGAGCGCTGGGCGATGCAGAGAGAGGGAATGGCGCTATTCACTGACACGGCGGTGAATAGCTCTGAATCTGATTCGGTTTACCTTAATGCTTTGATGTTTGCCTCACGCTCATTAACGGATACGGATATCGCTAAACTGGGCGGTGCTCAGCAAACCCTCAACTATCTGCCATCAGTGCGAGTGTTAAACCAAGCTGTTGAGCGCGCCTACCAAAATGCCCCTGTCGATTGGGCAAACAAATGGGTCAAGCAGCGCGCTAAATTCTTCAAGCAGCGCCCACAATAA
- a CDS encoding cellulose synthase subunit BcsC-related outer membrane protein: MKVTRVSNTVSVALLTMLCTSAWGSDVPSVFYRSAPDWLENQIVIGELKQDETLVEGAVERWLAIAPGSAEALFAKARWLVRNNQAAEASALFKQLDRQADPVLVAAFRNYLDLHTTERDQYNQALLLQRGGQNEAALKLFEELYGGQRPDIISELDYLGLKSTFPQYQQQVLEAYQQLDRSFPNVGEIRLGLARHLSRYGREPEALAIYRDLANDSRLGVFASTLWMTELQSEPMSQKWMDTHELIASYHPENLGIQQQYETAKQRWEQEKTLRKDPIYRGKLAAFARIENRQYDATTYKALQAANRKYPNDPEILVALGRYYYHNNNYPASLDAFKQAQQLDDSPDLIGFYQSEINSIRFWQALDASRRALSAEQYAAAMQQADVALSLDSSVPFAHVIKGQIYLAQQEYQLAHQAAKKALTLAPENSSALQLWVQTYAPEKGHAGEYAALQTLRPSQMEQISAYAAEVEHLVVYDKLLNSQALPETDPQFREQFKRVLDSEAYLPWLNKNIADQLLRLDQRRLADTVMSRAYQFHQDNEHTHAYALYLSGQGRWDEAFTIVNQSPAQQLTSSELATYSRVKLEYYRLQIAKQQLRGDELVTFIEGVARHDRPTAIVLWSETPFAERAQAEMDAVDIASLSTPELELMSQAAFDIDNASFHDAIYREAKHRKVLSQSIEQRQSLFDADTLLAEEKTEAASEIYLARLKEGVLISEARMDAWLGAAPQYIEPVLDTQAQRVFDLSDEQVVSSLSLALETDNQPYINFFNNHLPLKSLSAFNYWQLQEASLAQPNDALTQQYSRQALLLDDKERLGLTRVRDIGSAYRDAEDQWMTNDIIATLDRIDERHQSYFIVGGEFNNVPGGSKYLTVPFELGIAMPQWDGRLKLRTDSVYLNSGSLTYYNTNVEFERDRVGQAFSVGWEADNWQADLGTTPVGFRYTDWVGGIEGVSEWGDVTLRGNVSKRPVTASFISYSGLSVTERTGVTTEFGGVTRSGATVSASWNDGRPYGVWGYLEYHQLTGNNVADNDRTSGMLGSYYNLISSDDEVLSLGGAVFYMGYDKNVNEVIIGHGKYYSPQNYTSLSVPISYYRRHSFDWTYGVRGTVSLSNASFDAPYNIPGGTASSSSGVSAGLQFYTEYRMNDHWSFVGYVSQQFSSDYQPSVFNVYLKYHFDSNWRKARLQPDPLRLYADYF, from the coding sequence GTGAAGGTAACGAGAGTCTCGAATACGGTCTCAGTAGCACTTTTGACCATGCTGTGCACTTCGGCGTGGGGCAGCGATGTACCCTCTGTGTTTTATCGCTCGGCACCCGACTGGCTCGAAAACCAGATTGTGATTGGTGAGCTAAAGCAAGATGAAACCCTGGTAGAAGGTGCGGTAGAGCGCTGGTTGGCGATTGCTCCTGGCAGTGCAGAAGCGTTGTTCGCAAAAGCACGTTGGCTGGTGAGAAACAATCAAGCCGCGGAAGCGAGTGCGTTATTTAAGCAGCTTGATCGCCAAGCTGACCCTGTTCTCGTTGCGGCATTTCGCAACTATCTTGACCTGCATACCACAGAGCGCGATCAATACAATCAAGCGCTGCTGCTACAGCGTGGTGGCCAGAATGAAGCTGCTCTCAAGCTGTTTGAAGAGCTCTATGGTGGCCAGCGCCCAGATATTATCAGTGAGCTTGATTACTTAGGATTAAAGTCGACGTTCCCACAGTATCAACAACAGGTGCTTGAAGCCTATCAACAGTTGGATCGTTCGTTTCCTAATGTGGGGGAGATCCGTCTCGGGCTAGCGCGGCACTTGTCTCGCTATGGACGAGAGCCAGAGGCGTTGGCGATATATCGTGACTTAGCCAATGATTCCCGCCTTGGCGTCTTTGCCAGTACGCTTTGGATGACGGAGTTGCAGTCAGAGCCAATGTCTCAGAAGTGGATGGATACTCATGAGTTGATCGCCAGTTACCACCCAGAGAACTTAGGCATTCAGCAGCAATACGAGACCGCAAAGCAGCGCTGGGAGCAAGAAAAAACACTGCGTAAAGATCCGATATATCGTGGCAAGCTGGCTGCGTTTGCAAGGATTGAAAATCGTCAGTATGACGCTACCACTTACAAGGCGCTGCAAGCCGCTAATCGAAAGTACCCTAATGATCCAGAGATCTTAGTGGCGCTCGGCCGCTACTATTATCACAATAACAACTATCCAGCCTCGTTGGATGCGTTTAAGCAAGCACAGCAGCTTGATGATTCACCAGATTTGATTGGTTTCTATCAATCGGAGATCAATTCGATCCGTTTTTGGCAAGCACTTGATGCGTCTAGGCGTGCTCTGAGTGCGGAGCAATATGCAGCCGCGATGCAGCAAGCTGACGTCGCGTTATCCTTAGACAGCAGTGTGCCATTTGCTCATGTCATCAAAGGTCAGATCTATCTGGCCCAACAAGAGTATCAATTGGCGCATCAAGCGGCCAAAAAAGCGCTGACCCTAGCGCCGGAGAACAGCTCGGCATTACAGCTTTGGGTGCAAACGTACGCACCAGAGAAGGGGCATGCTGGGGAATATGCGGCACTGCAAACACTCAGACCGTCGCAAATGGAACAAATCTCTGCTTATGCCGCCGAAGTAGAGCACCTTGTGGTGTACGATAAGCTGCTCAATAGCCAAGCTCTACCTGAAACTGATCCGCAGTTTCGGGAGCAGTTTAAGCGCGTACTCGACAGTGAGGCTTATTTACCTTGGCTGAATAAAAATATCGCCGACCAGCTACTTCGATTGGATCAGCGCCGCTTGGCTGATACCGTGATGAGCCGCGCTTATCAATTTCATCAAGACAATGAACATACTCATGCTTACGCGTTGTATTTATCCGGACAAGGGCGCTGGGATGAAGCTTTCACCATCGTCAACCAGTCTCCCGCTCAGCAGCTGACTTCCTCTGAACTGGCTACTTATTCTCGAGTCAAGCTTGAGTACTACCGCCTGCAAATAGCGAAACAGCAGCTTAGAGGCGATGAACTGGTTACGTTTATTGAGGGTGTCGCTCGTCACGATCGCCCTACTGCGATTGTATTGTGGTCAGAGACGCCTTTTGCTGAGCGTGCACAGGCTGAAATGGATGCTGTCGATATTGCCTCGCTGAGTACACCTGAGCTTGAGTTGATGTCGCAGGCCGCGTTCGATATTGATAATGCCAGTTTTCACGACGCTATCTACCGAGAGGCAAAGCATCGCAAGGTGTTGTCTCAGAGTATAGAGCAGCGTCAAAGTCTGTTTGATGCTGACACCTTGTTGGCCGAGGAAAAAACCGAAGCTGCGTCGGAGATCTATTTGGCGCGCCTTAAGGAAGGTGTCTTGATTTCCGAGGCGCGCATGGATGCTTGGCTTGGTGCAGCCCCGCAATACATTGAACCGGTGTTAGACACTCAGGCACAGCGCGTATTTGATCTCAGCGACGAGCAGGTCGTGAGCAGTTTGTCTTTGGCGCTGGAAACCGACAATCAGCCGTATATCAACTTTTTTAATAACCACTTGCCACTCAAATCGCTTAGCGCCTTTAACTATTGGCAATTGCAGGAAGCTTCGTTGGCGCAGCCTAATGATGCGCTGACTCAGCAATATTCGCGACAAGCGCTTCTTCTCGATGATAAAGAGCGTTTGGGCCTGACGAGAGTTCGAGATATTGGTAGTGCTTATCGTGATGCGGAAGATCAGTGGATGACTAACGACATCATTGCCACGTTAGATAGGATAGATGAACGGCATCAGTCTTATTTCATTGTGGGTGGTGAATTTAACAATGTTCCTGGTGGTTCTAAGTACCTGACGGTGCCATTTGAGCTTGGCATTGCTATGCCCCAATGGGACGGGCGATTGAAACTGAGAACGGACAGTGTCTACCTCAACAGTGGCTCGTTGACCTATTACAATACCAATGTTGAATTTGAGCGTGACCGAGTCGGTCAGGCATTTTCTGTGGGCTGGGAAGCCGACAATTGGCAGGCAGATCTGGGCACCACGCCTGTTGGCTTTCGGTATACCGATTGGGTCGGTGGTATAGAGGGAGTCTCCGAATGGGGTGATGTGACACTGCGGGGTAATGTGTCTAAGCGTCCTGTAACGGCAAGCTTTATCTCTTATTCTGGACTATCGGTGACAGAGCGCACAGGTGTTACCACTGAGTTTGGTGGCGTGACCCGCAGTGGCGCTACTGTCAGCGCATCGTGGAATGATGGCCGCCCTTATGGTGTATGGGGCTATTTGGAATACCATCAGCTCACTGGCAATAATGTCGCCGACAATGACCGTACCTCAGGCATGCTGGGCAGTTACTACAACCTCATAAGCAGTGATGACGAAGTGCTCTCTTTGGGCGGCGCTGTGTTTTATATGGGCTACGACAAGAACGTCAATGAGGTGATCATTGGCCATGGTAAATACTACAGTCCGCAAAACTACACCTCACTTTCTGTGCCTATCTCGTATTATCGACGCCACAGCTTCGATTGGACCTATGGGGTGAGGGGCACGGTTTCGTTGTCGAATGCGTCGTTTGATGCGCCTTACAATATCCCGGGCGGCACAGCTTCGTCATCAAGTGGTGTCAGTGCAGGACTGCAGTTTTATACCGAGTATCGAATGAACGATCATTGGAGTTTTGTCGGTTATGTGTCGCAGCAATTTTCCAGTGATTACCAGCCGAGTGTATTCAATGTTTATCTCAAATATCACTTTGATTCCAATTGGCGTAAAGCTCGACTACAGCCAGATCCGCTAAGACTGTACGCGGACTATTTCTAG